One Scophthalmus maximus strain ysfricsl-2021 chromosome 7, ASM2237912v1, whole genome shotgun sequence genomic window, GAAGGAATATGATATAAAACACTCATTTCTTGATGCCTCTTTTAAGTTCCTGCTTACTCAACGGGATAATGCATTAAGTGCCAGCAGGTTCAATTTAAAGAAGAGTGATAATTAGATATAATTTTATGTGATCGGCCACTTACCTGGCAGttcttttgtagttttattGCTTTTAAACCATTCCTATCTGAAAGTTTCAGCATAAAAAAATACTAGAACTGTTTGATAAGATAAAATGCAAGAATACCAGAGTCTgaatagaagaaaacacaagtaaaatcaattacaaaataataaaattaaataaaattaaatattaaactaaaaGAATATAGAAGAAGTGGTAGTGGAAATGACAAAGGAGTAGTTATTTTAAACACGACAATGAACCTGATATCGTACATGACattaatataaatgtaatactgtacatgaagGAAGTGATTTGATGAACGGTTGTtggcttgaatttggatgaagaagctgaaggaatATGGAAGGtaggaaaagtgggaaatgggtAGTTGATGTGTACATTGACGTTATAAAGATGTAgtgatatatagatatagatataggtATACATTTTCGTGGTGCCCTGatgtaaacaaaatgtcactAATATAACTgactcctttttcttcttcaaatccCAGAGGTGCTCCTGGAGTTTCTGAACCAGTCCACAGTATTCTGCAGCCGCTTTGAGAACGGCCAGTGGTACTGCTACATTCTGCTGGTGCTCTTCACGTTCGCTCTTCCCGTGGGGATCTTGGGAAACGTGGCGGCTCTGATCAACTACATCTGCTTCAGGAAAACCTCGAGCACCAGCAATGTTTTCCTGCTGAACCTGGCACTGTGCGACTCGGCCTGGATCCTCACCCTCCCGATCACCCTCTACTTCACCTTCCAGAGGCCGCACCTCAAGGACATACATGTCTTCTGCCAGTTCAAGAAGATCTCCTTCAACATCAACATATACGGcagcatcctcttcctcactctgaTCAGTTTCGATCGCTACGTCGGGACGGTGCACCCCATCAGCTCCCTCCGCTGGTGGGACGCGGGCAAGGCCAAGCTGTGCTCGGCCTGCACGTGGGCTGTGCTCCTCTTGAGCTCCGTTCCCGACTTATTTGTCACTTTCGCAATTCAGCGGCCGGAAAATGTCACCGTGTGCATGGACCACATCCAGGGTCCTTTTATCTACGTCAAAACAATCACCATAATCAGAACAACAGTAGGCTTCCTTCTGCCATTTAGCATCATGCTGGCTTTTTACATCACGACAGCTCGTGTTTTGAGGAGTCTCCCGAGCGGGAGAAGGCCCAGTGGAGCCCAGCGGGGAGGAGGGAAGCCTCTGCGGCTCATCACGGCCGCCATACTCATCTTCGTGGTCTCGTTCATGCCCTACCACATAATGGTCATCACTCTGGTGTTCATGAGGATCCATAACCAGGTCACACCATCCAACACCAGCGTCCTCTTTGCCTCCTATGAGTTCTTTGAGGCCATGTGCAGTGTAAGCAGCTGCCTGGACCCGGTGCTGTACATCGCAGCTAGTGAGCAGTTCCAGAAGAAGCTGCGGACCCTGAGAAGAGAGCGATACAGGAGGCTGTGCTGCAGAGCCAGCAGGAAGGTTGGAGGAATTGGTTGACTGAGGAACTTGTTTTGACTAGGTACCTTAAATCGCCTTGGCTGGATCCCTGTTACACGTGCCAGTGAGTGATCTTAATGGTACAATCATCCTTTCCTAAAATACGCCGTATGAAATTGCACTATTGtggaactgaaatgaaaaaaagaaaatactgtgaTCATAACTACAACATGACTTCTTTTTGTatcacaaaatcatttttatcaaaatacATCGGAGCCCTTGACTAACTGCAATCAAACATTCTGTTGTAGAAAAGTAAAGCAGTAGTCTGATCCTCAGCGTTGATTTCACAACGTACAAGGGTTCATAGAAAAACGGTGCACAGTTCATATTGATGGATATTTGTTTTAGGTTTATCATTCATCTTTATACTCACAAGTGAATGAGTGCatcattcaattatttatttgcaaTGCTGGTGCCATTAACTCCTTTAATCACAAGCctgtaaaaaaacactcaccGTCGCCTCCTGTACAAATATTTTGACCGTAGTGCATTGAACCGCACATGGATCATGGAAATTAACAATGAATGTATTCAACACCAGGCcttggaaaaaactaaacacggCTCATGATTGGCCACACAATCGGTGATACTATCACGTCCATATTGATTCATCCATATCGGTGTTATCTTCTCATCTTATCCACTTCTCTTTCTATTAAAGCCATCGCTTTGTGCACAAACTGTAAGAGCACTGCTTGTGCTTTCATCTATTTTTGGTTCGGTGCACAGCTCCACCGTATCCTGTTTTGGATTTCCAGCATCAGAACAAACACCCTGCCCTCCTCGGGGACCCAAATAAACATTCTCCCCTGAAAACAAACCCAGAGTTATACTGTACCACTGCCTGGATCTtagcatgtacacacacgggCATCCCCATTCATCACACAATTGCTGGGCCACAGCATCACAGAGGGGGCTGGGGAATAGCCACGACTATGGTCACTACTCTCCCCAGAGCTAAACTCCTCTGTAACTAAGTGTCTGGATAATAAATCAGAGCAGGGACGTGACAACATAAG contains:
- the LOC118314986 gene encoding P2Y purinoceptor 1-like, with the translated sequence MIPRFNKSQAAKGEVLLEFLNQSTVFCSRFENGQWYCYILLVLFTFALPVGILGNVAALINYICFRKTSSTSNVFLLNLALCDSAWILTLPITLYFTFQRPHLKDIHVFCQFKKISFNINIYGSILFLTLISFDRYVGTVHPISSLRWWDAGKAKLCSACTWAVLLLSSVPDLFVTFAIQRPENVTVCMDHIQGPFIYVKTITIIRTTVGFLLPFSIMLAFYITTARVLRSLPSGRRPSGAQRGGGKPLRLITAAILIFVVSFMPYHIMVITLVFMRIHNQVTPSNTSVLFASYEFFEAMCSVSSCLDPVLYIAASEQFQKKLRTLRRERYRRLCCRASRKVGGIG